A genomic window from Hydrogenobacter sp. includes:
- a CDS encoding polyprenyl synthetase family protein, translating to MQKIDLWRSKIEIRLRELLQPFEPKILYDAMSYYVFQEGKRIRPLFLCAICDALNGNMEDAISVGCAIEFIHNYSLIHDDLPAIDNDVTRRGKPSCHVLFGEDMAILAGDALLNFAFEVLSRKENFVSLDERDLLYIIRVLSEKSGSKGMVGGQVMDVKKLSDMWDISLKKTALMFSATFMCGGVVSKRYDLADALSKVGTKVGILFQLVDDYKDKDGFYSIYGEDIMKVIEESYSECVNLLEGMGLLTSSMSSLIRIVVSPLEKV from the coding sequence ATGCAAAAGATTGATCTTTGGAGATCTAAGATAGAAATTAGACTCAGAGAACTTCTACAGCCTTTTGAGCCGAAAATACTCTACGATGCAATGTCTTATTACGTGTTTCAAGAGGGAAAAAGGATAAGACCGCTATTTCTGTGTGCCATCTGTGATGCTCTAAATGGCAATATGGAGGATGCTATTAGCGTTGGCTGTGCTATTGAGTTCATACACAATTACTCTTTGATACACGATGATCTTCCTGCTATAGACAATGATGTAACAAGAAGAGGTAAACCTTCCTGTCACGTACTTTTCGGTGAGGACATGGCTATACTTGCGGGTGATGCTCTGCTAAATTTTGCTTTTGAAGTACTTTCAAGAAAGGAAAACTTTGTATCCTTGGACGAAAGAGATCTACTCTACATAATACGTGTCTTGTCTGAGAAATCCGGCTCTAAGGGTATGGTAGGTGGTCAGGTTATGGATGTTAAAAAGCTTAGTGATATGTGGGATATAAGCCTTAAAAAAACCGCTCTCATGTTTTCCGCTACATTCATGTGCGGTGGTGTAGTTTCAAAGAGGTACGACCTTGCTGATGCGCTCAGCAAAGTGGGTACAAAGGTAGGTATCCTTTTCCAACTTGTTGACGATTATAAAGACAAAGATGGTTTTTACTCTATCTACGGTGAAGATATTATGAAGGTTATAGAAGAGAGCTATTCGGAATGTGTAAACTTATTAGAAGGTATGGGATTACTTACTTCTTCTATGAGTTCACTTATCAGGATCGTAGTATCACCTTTAGAAAAAGTTTAA